The DNA region TCGACTCGGTGGCGGACCTGCCCGAGCTGCTGTCCCGGCTCCGGCGGGAATGAGCCCACCACGCGCCGAGGTGCGCCGCCCCGGCCGGCGTGCGTCCCTGGTCCTCGGACAGAACGGAGGAAGCGATGGGCCTGCCGCTGGTCCCCGGCCATGTGCTCGTACGCCTCACGGACGGTGCGCCCCAGGACGCCGACGCGGTCCTCGACGCCCTCGAGGTGGCCTTCCCCACCCACACCGGCCGGGGTCGCACCCGGATCGGCAACGTGTGGGACGTACCGCCCACCCTGACCTCGGAGGGCTCCTGGACGGTGGCCGAGGCGGGCCCGGACGGCACCTCGGCGATCCCCGTGCCCGGCCCGGCGGTGAGCACCTCGCAGGCCTTCGACGTCCAGAGCCCCGCCCCGCCGCCGGACCGACCGGCCCTGACGGGCGAGGCCACCGCGGAGTTGCTGGGTGCGCCCGAGCACGTCGAGACGATGCTGCGCGCGCTCACCGCGCTCTGCCGGGTGGACGAGGAGAACCGCGAGGAGCAGGGCCCGCAGCTGGCGGTCCGCCTCCGGCTCCGGTGTGCCGCCGCCGACGCCGGGTAGACGCGCGACGGCAGCAACCGGCTGGGCCGGCCGAACCGATCTGGGAGCCACGATGGCTGGACGACGCACGCGACGCGCGGCGAGTGAGCGCCACGACTTCCCGCACGCCCCGAGCGGCCCCGGCCGCACGATGCCCGAGCTGCGGCCCCAGGCGGGGGTGCGCCGGGGCACCGAACCGGTGAACGCCCGGACCGACCTCGAACTGCGGCGGCTGCTGTCCCGGATCTTCCTGGTGCTGTTCGTCTGCGGCACGGTGGCGTTCGCGGTGCTGGCCGCACTCGCCGCCCCGGGCCCGCCGCCGAACCGGGGCGTGTACGCCGTCCTCGCCGCCGTGTGCGCGGCCTTCGTCGGCATCAGCGCGCTCGACCTCACGGTGATCCGGCGCCGCCTGGCCGCCGGGCAGGGGCGCGACACCGTCGCACCATCCGATCGCGGTGACCACGGGCGGCCCCGACGGGGCTCGTGATCGACACCTCGTCGCCCGACCCCTTCGGCCGTGCGAACCCGTTGCGCTGATTCGGTGGCCGAAAGTGTCGGATTGGAAACAATACGGGGGCCGGGATGCTCATCGCGCACCTGACGGCAACCGTCGCCGCGGCGCTGCGCGGCACGCTCGCGCTCCTCGCGCTGCTGCGCGGCGGGCCGGAC from Kitasatospora cathayae includes:
- a CDS encoding DUF6343 family protein, with product MAGRRTRRAASERHDFPHAPSGPGRTMPELRPQAGVRRGTEPVNARTDLELRRLLSRIFLVLFVCGTVAFAVLAALAAPGPPPNRGVYAVLAAVCAAFVGISALDLTVIRRRLAAGQGRDTVAPSDRGDHGRPRRGS